One genomic region from Streptomyces sp. NBC_01304 encodes:
- a CDS encoding protein kinase domain-containing protein codes for MAQDAQGARGAQELPDIPGYRLDSLLGSGGMGHVYLGTSPSGRQVAVKVIRTDLAHQPDFRQRFRREVTAARQVSGAFTAPVLDADPDADPPWMATLYVPGRPLDLRIKNGPAFTDDELYRLALGLGEALRDIHRAGIVHRDLKPGNVLLADDGPRVIDFGIVRAADADMRTHTGIAVGTPPFMSPEQIRAQRDVGSPSDIFSLGSVMTYAASGHVPFDATDVYAVAYQLVHEPPDLDGVPDWLRPVLERCLAKEQGERPDADELLVLLQKTRAKPPSAAPVPAAPVSPDTVMLRRAPGGAAPAVPVTNGTDAASAPTPPPVGRRRRVLAVAAAVTGVAVLTGGLLYGLREDTTTDDPAAAPGGSGKPPAQNTAPRETPQPPGAGAYASVQSGSTGFTYAYEDSAERRPAGWQRWAYNLQGSDCVYAQASLICVGDETVRIDAATGEKMWSTKKASAYGQNSPVVLGDTVLVNSGERMVGLSIGKGEVLWSTPLQILTQRLVGAGDRAYSADHAGRVYAFDKGGKRPWTTKPPNPENMSGYPPSLRIVDGRVYSFSAAKDGAGTEDFVTVLDKSGETVGSFALDKPCVMGSEALTKEDGKLLLHCATTDETQENTSVLRQELAKGADSKTTRVKGSWGFGQVGAAELSVTKGKVLLLADSELVAVDPVAGRELWRSPVPRKGVSDAAPVWAGNRIYVTTDQNVVAFDPKTGDVAWQGAVPTLPDDSGMPSIGSDTEPLIAGGIVYVYSEKDGWVSLDSTKK; via the coding sequence ATGGCCCAGGATGCTCAGGGTGCCCGGGGGGCACAGGAGTTGCCGGACATTCCCGGCTATCGGCTGGATTCGCTTCTCGGGTCCGGCGGCATGGGCCATGTCTATCTCGGCACGTCGCCCTCGGGCCGCCAGGTCGCGGTCAAGGTCATCCGTACCGATCTCGCGCACCAGCCGGACTTCCGCCAGCGCTTCCGGCGCGAGGTGACGGCGGCCCGCCAGGTGAGCGGGGCGTTCACGGCGCCGGTCCTGGACGCGGACCCGGATGCCGACCCGCCGTGGATGGCGACCCTGTACGTGCCGGGGCGGCCGCTCGACCTGCGCATCAAGAACGGTCCGGCCTTCACCGACGACGAGCTGTACCGCCTGGCCCTCGGGCTCGGCGAGGCGCTGCGCGACATCCACCGGGCCGGGATCGTGCACCGCGACCTCAAGCCGGGCAACGTGCTGCTCGCCGACGACGGGCCGCGCGTCATCGACTTCGGGATCGTGCGGGCCGCCGACGCCGACATGCGCACGCACACCGGGATCGCGGTGGGCACCCCGCCGTTCATGTCCCCGGAGCAGATCCGCGCCCAGCGGGACGTGGGATCACCGAGCGACATTTTCTCGCTCGGGTCCGTGATGACGTACGCGGCGAGCGGGCACGTGCCGTTCGACGCGACGGACGTGTACGCGGTGGCCTACCAACTGGTCCACGAGCCGCCGGACCTGGACGGGGTGCCCGACTGGCTGCGGCCCGTCCTCGAGCGCTGCCTGGCCAAGGAGCAGGGTGAGCGGCCGGACGCGGACGAGCTGCTCGTGCTGCTCCAGAAGACGCGGGCCAAGCCGCCCTCGGCCGCGCCCGTCCCGGCCGCGCCGGTGTCGCCGGACACGGTGATGCTGCGGCGGGCGCCGGGCGGGGCGGCGCCTGCCGTGCCGGTGACGAATGGCACCGATGCGGCCTCGGCGCCCACCCCGCCGCCCGTCGGACGGCGCCGCCGCGTGCTCGCCGTGGCGGCCGCGGTGACGGGCGTCGCGGTGCTCACCGGAGGCCTGCTGTACGGGCTGCGGGAAGACACCACCACGGACGACCCCGCGGCCGCGCCCGGCGGTTCGGGCAAGCCGCCCGCGCAGAACACGGCGCCGCGCGAGACACCGCAGCCGCCCGGCGCGGGGGCGTACGCGAGCGTCCAGTCGGGGTCGACGGGGTTCACGTACGCCTACGAGGACAGCGCCGAGCGCCGCCCGGCGGGCTGGCAGCGGTGGGCGTACAACCTGCAGGGCAGCGACTGCGTCTACGCGCAGGCCTCGCTGATCTGCGTCGGGGACGAGACCGTACGGATCGACGCGGCCACCGGCGAGAAGATGTGGTCGACCAAGAAGGCGTCGGCGTACGGCCAGAACTCCCCCGTGGTCCTCGGCGACACCGTGCTCGTCAACAGCGGCGAGCGGATGGTGGGCCTGTCGATCGGCAAGGGCGAGGTGCTCTGGTCCACGCCCCTGCAGATCCTCACGCAGCGGCTGGTCGGAGCGGGCGACAGGGCGTACTCCGCCGACCACGCGGGCCGGGTCTACGCGTTCGACAAGGGCGGCAAGCGGCCGTGGACGACCAAGCCCCCGAACCCGGAGAACATGTCGGGCTATCCGCCCTCGCTGCGCATCGTGGACGGCAGGGTCTACTCGTTCTCCGCCGCGAAGGACGGCGCCGGGACCGAGGACTTCGTCACCGTCCTCGACAAGAGCGGTGAGACGGTCGGCTCCTTCGCGCTCGACAAGCCCTGTGTGATGGGCTCCGAGGCGCTCACCAAGGAGGACGGCAAGCTCCTGCTGCACTGCGCGACCACGGACGAGACCCAGGAGAACACCTCGGTGCTCCGCCAGGAACTGGCGAAGGGCGCCGACTCCAAGACCACGCGGGTGAAGGGGAGTTGGGGTTTCGGCCAGGTGGGTGCGGCCGAACTGTCGGTCACGAAGGGGAAGGTCCTGCTGCTTGCCGACAGCGAGCTCGTGGCCGTCGACCCGGTGGCGGGGCGGGAGCTGTGGCGGTCCCCGGTGCCGCGCAAGGGGGTTTCCGACGCGGCGCCCGTCTGGGCGGGCAACCGGATCTATGTGACCACCGACCAGAACGTCGTCGCCTTCGACCCGAAGACCGGTGACGTCGCCTGGCAGGGCGCAGTACCGACGCTCCCGGACGACAGCGGGATGCCGTCCATCGGATCGGACACCGAACCGCTGATCGCCGGGGGCATCGTCTATGTGTACTCCGAGAAGGACGGCTGGGTGAGCCTCGACAGCACCAAGAAGTGA
- a CDS encoding sugar phosphate isomerase/epimerase family protein, whose amino-acid sequence MKLAFSTLGVPGLPISDVVWLAASHGYHGVELRAHPEEPVHTGLGLTERADVAAEFKAAGVEVLGIAGYARVAEPGEDGPVLVEIRALLELARDLGAPYIRVFPGGGEEQSEAEADATAARRLGAAAEIAADLGVRILLETHDSHRTGAAAMRVLGQVGHRQAGALWDVMHTWLGGEQPAESYAALAPHLGYVQVKDIASGEDTTPLALGQGVLPLAELVEVLSRAGWDGWLCWEYEARWYPEAAPLPGLLTGGREHLARLLNESA is encoded by the coding sequence ATGAAGCTGGCCTTCTCCACCCTCGGTGTGCCCGGACTGCCGATCTCCGACGTGGTGTGGCTCGCCGCGTCGCACGGCTACCACGGCGTGGAGCTGCGGGCCCATCCCGAGGAGCCGGTGCACACCGGGCTCGGACTCACCGAACGGGCCGATGTGGCCGCCGAGTTCAAGGCGGCCGGGGTGGAGGTCCTCGGCATCGCGGGGTACGCGCGCGTGGCCGAGCCCGGCGAGGACGGCCCGGTACTCGTCGAGATCCGGGCGCTGCTCGAGCTCGCGCGCGACCTGGGGGCGCCGTACATCCGCGTCTTCCCCGGCGGCGGCGAGGAGCAGAGCGAGGCGGAGGCCGACGCCACGGCCGCGCGACGGCTCGGCGCGGCGGCGGAGATCGCCGCGGACCTCGGGGTCCGCATCCTGCTGGAGACCCACGACTCGCACCGGACGGGTGCGGCGGCCATGCGCGTCCTCGGCCAGGTCGGGCACCGGCAGGCCGGGGCCCTGTGGGACGTGATGCACACATGGCTGGGCGGCGAGCAGCCCGCCGAGTCGTACGCGGCCCTGGCCCCGCACCTCGGATACGTCCAGGTCAAGGACATCGCGTCCGGCGAGGACACGACGCCGCTCGCCCTCGGCCAGGGTGTGCTGCCGCTGGCCGAGCTGGTCGAGGTGCTGAGCCGGGCCGGCTGGGACGGGTGGCTGTGCTGGGAGTACGAGGCCCGGTGGTACCCGGAGGCGGCGCCCCTGCCGGGCCTGCTGACGGGAGGCCGGGAGCATCTGGCGCGGCTCCTGAACGAGTCGGCCTGA
- a CDS encoding S28 family serine protease: MRKALRWLLSLTVLIGTVSTTASAATAAQPQATDIKDQLLAIPGVSLIEEKPYAGYRYFVLNFTQRVDHRDASKGTFKQRFTVLHKDTARPTVFQTSGYNVSTNPGRSEPTRIIDGNQVSMEYRFFTPSRPAPADWTKLDIKQAAADQHAIFKALKPIYKQKWLATGGSKGGMTATYYERFHPRDMDGVVAYVAPNDVVNKEDSAYDRFFEKVGPKECREALQDVERQALVRREPLEKKYADFLAANNYTVNTVGTLDKAYEATVMDTVWGFWQYSSVTDCAAVPNAKTATDQQLFDYIDAVNGWANYADQSLSAYTPYYYQAGTELGAPTIKSPHLDGLTRYGYQPPRNFVPRDIAMKFKPQSMRDVDTWVRHNANRMLFVYGQNDPWGAEQFRPGKGARDSYVYTAPGMNHGANVAGLVADEKAKATARILAWAGVAPAAVQADASKAKPLASYDAKLDKRDIEKELRLRP, encoded by the coding sequence ATGCGCAAGGCGCTCAGATGGCTGCTGTCGCTGACGGTGCTGATAGGCACCGTGAGTACGACGGCATCGGCGGCCACCGCCGCACAGCCGCAGGCGACCGACATCAAGGATCAGCTGCTCGCCATACCCGGCGTGAGCCTGATCGAGGAGAAGCCGTACGCCGGCTACCGCTATTTCGTCCTCAACTTCACGCAGCGGGTCGACCACCGCGACGCGTCGAAGGGCACCTTCAAGCAGCGGTTCACCGTCCTGCACAAGGACACCGCGCGGCCGACGGTCTTCCAGACCTCGGGCTACAACGTGTCGACGAATCCCGGCCGTTCGGAGCCGACCCGGATCATCGACGGCAACCAGGTCTCCATGGAGTACCGCTTCTTCACACCGTCCAGGCCCGCGCCCGCCGACTGGACCAAGCTCGACATCAAGCAGGCCGCGGCCGACCAGCACGCCATCTTCAAGGCCCTCAAGCCGATCTACAAGCAGAAGTGGCTGGCCACCGGCGGCTCCAAGGGCGGCATGACCGCCACGTACTACGAGCGCTTCCACCCGCGTGACATGGACGGCGTCGTCGCGTACGTCGCCCCCAACGACGTGGTGAACAAGGAGGACTCGGCGTACGACCGCTTCTTCGAGAAGGTCGGCCCCAAGGAGTGCCGCGAGGCGCTGCAGGACGTCGAGCGCCAGGCCCTCGTCCGCCGTGAGCCGCTGGAGAAGAAGTACGCGGACTTCCTGGCCGCGAACAACTACACGGTGAACACGGTCGGCACCCTCGACAAGGCCTACGAGGCCACCGTCATGGACACCGTCTGGGGCTTCTGGCAGTACAGCTCGGTCACCGACTGCGCCGCGGTGCCGAACGCGAAGACCGCCACCGACCAGCAGCTCTTCGACTACATCGACGCGGTCAACGGCTGGGCGAACTACGCCGACCAGAGCCTTTCCGCCTACACCCCGTACTACTACCAGGCGGGCACCGAGCTGGGCGCCCCGACCATCAAGTCGCCGCACCTGGACGGTCTGACGCGCTACGGCTACCAGCCGCCGCGCAACTTCGTCCCGCGCGACATCGCGATGAAGTTCAAGCCGCAGTCCATGCGCGACGTCGACACCTGGGTCCGCCACAATGCGAACCGGATGCTCTTCGTCTACGGCCAGAACGACCCGTGGGGCGCCGAGCAGTTCCGCCCCGGCAAGGGCGCGCGCGACTCCTACGTCTACACGGCCCCGGGCATGAACCACGGCGCGAACGTGGCCGGCCTGGTCGCGGACGAGAAGGCCAAGGCCACCGCCCGCATCCTGGCCTGGGCGGGCGTCGCCCCGGCCGCGGTCCAGGCGGACGCGTCGAAGGCGAAGCCGCTGGCCTCGTACGACGCGAAGCTCGACAAGCGCGACATCGAGAAGGAGCTGCGGCTCAGGCCGTAA
- a CDS encoding ABC transporter ATP-binding protein — translation MTGAKQQGWARRLAGYAWRYPKDVVLALGSSLGGMAVMALVPLITKVVIDDVIDSHERSLATWTGLLIAAAVVVYVMTYIRRYYGGRLALDVQHDLRTDMYGTITRLDGRRQDELSTGQVVGRATSDLQLIQGLLFMLPMTIGNILLFVISLGIMAWLSLPLTLVALAVAPALWLIAKRSKTRLHPATWYAQAQAAAVAGVVDGAVSGVRVVKGFGQEEQETGKLREVGRKLFAGRLRTIRLNAKYTPALQAVPALGQVAMLATGGWLAVEGKITLGTFVAFSTYLAQLVGPVRMLAMVLTVGQQARAGVERVLELIDTEPSIEDGSKELPADAPATVEFDDVSFSYEDGRQVLEGFSLDIRPGETVAVVGSSGSGKSTVSLLLPRFYDVTHGAVLVGGHDVRELTLESLRAAIGMVPEDSFLFSDTVRANIAYGFPDATQEQIETAARAAQADRFIDELPLGYDTKVGEHGLTLSGGQRQRLALARAILTDPRLLVLDDATSAVDARVEHEIHEALRSVMAGRTTLLIAHRRSTLNLADRIAVLDGGRLAAIGTHEELEAQSALYRRLLTDPDELGGVSPGHALPLVKEPVEDQSVCEAMSIDIRAELDAEFDAERGITPTLWAGDRTPKDAALSGTPATPELLTAVEALPPATDTPDIDEARAVAAEESYGLRRLIRGFGRPLLLTLLLVVVDAGMGLLLPVMIRHGIDEGVSRTALGAVWVAAGLALVTVVIQWAAQTTETRLTGRTGERILYSLRMKIFAQLQRLGLDYYERELTGRIMTRMTTDVDALSTFLQTGLVTAFVSVVTFFGIMVALVVIDVQLALIVFATLPILIVGTYFFRKSSVKAYELARERVSVVNADLQESVSGLRIVQAFRRERSGSERFTARSHEYRQARVKGQWLISVYFPFVQLLSSVAVAAVLIVGAHRVDAGTLTTGALVAYLLYIDLFFAPVQQLSQVFDGYQQATVSLGRIQELLQEPTSTKAAGEPLDVLSLRGEIAFEDVRFSYVDEEAALSDVSLRIPAGQTVAFVGETGAGKSTLVKLVARFYDPTEGRVTVDGTDLRALDLTSYRHRLGVVPQEAYLFEGTVRDAIAYGRPDATDAQVEAAARAVGAHDMIATLDGGYLHEVSERGRNLSAGQRQLIALARAELVDPDVLLLDEATAALDLATEAQVNQATDRLAGRRTTLVVAHRLTTAARADRVVVMDRGQVAEDGTHEELLALDGKYARLWRTFVGEEEPAAA, via the coding sequence GTGACCGGGGCAAAGCAGCAGGGGTGGGCACGGCGGCTGGCCGGGTACGCATGGCGCTACCCGAAGGACGTCGTCCTCGCGCTGGGCTCCTCGCTGGGCGGCATGGCCGTCATGGCCCTCGTCCCGCTGATCACCAAGGTCGTCATCGACGACGTGATCGACAGCCACGAGCGGTCCCTCGCCACCTGGACCGGGCTGCTGATAGCCGCCGCGGTCGTCGTCTACGTCATGACGTACATCCGTCGCTACTACGGCGGCCGGCTCGCCCTCGACGTCCAGCACGACCTGCGCACCGACATGTACGGGACGATCACCCGCCTCGACGGCCGGCGGCAGGACGAGCTGTCGACCGGGCAGGTCGTCGGGCGTGCCACCAGCGACCTGCAGCTGATCCAGGGCCTGCTCTTCATGTTGCCGATGACGATCGGCAACATCCTTCTCTTCGTGATCTCGCTGGGCATCATGGCCTGGCTGTCACTGCCGCTGACCCTCGTCGCGCTCGCCGTCGCCCCCGCCCTCTGGCTCATCGCCAAGCGCAGCAAGACCCGCCTGCACCCGGCCACCTGGTACGCGCAGGCGCAGGCCGCCGCCGTCGCGGGGGTCGTCGACGGGGCCGTCTCCGGCGTGCGCGTGGTGAAGGGGTTCGGGCAGGAGGAGCAGGAGACCGGGAAGCTCCGGGAGGTCGGGCGCAAGCTCTTCGCGGGGCGCCTGCGGACCATCCGGCTGAACGCCAAGTACACGCCCGCGCTGCAGGCCGTCCCGGCTCTCGGACAGGTCGCCATGCTGGCGACGGGCGGCTGGCTGGCGGTCGAGGGGAAGATCACCCTCGGTACGTTCGTCGCCTTCTCCACCTATCTCGCGCAGCTCGTCGGCCCGGTGCGCATGCTCGCCATGGTGCTCACGGTCGGGCAGCAGGCGCGGGCCGGTGTGGAGCGGGTGCTCGAGCTGATCGACACCGAGCCGAGCATCGAGGACGGCAGCAAGGAGCTGCCCGCCGACGCCCCCGCGACCGTCGAGTTCGACGACGTCTCGTTCTCGTACGAGGACGGGCGCCAGGTCCTCGAAGGGTTCAGCCTCGACATCCGGCCCGGCGAGACCGTCGCCGTCGTCGGCTCCTCGGGCAGCGGCAAGTCGACCGTCTCGCTGCTGCTGCCGCGCTTCTACGACGTCACGCACGGCGCCGTCCTGGTCGGCGGGCACGACGTCCGCGAGCTGACCCTGGAATCGCTGCGGGCCGCGATCGGCATGGTCCCGGAGGACTCGTTCCTCTTCTCGGACACCGTGCGCGCCAACATCGCGTACGGCTTCCCGGACGCCACCCAGGAGCAGATCGAGACCGCCGCGCGCGCCGCCCAGGCCGACCGCTTCATCGACGAGCTGCCGCTCGGCTACGACACCAAGGTCGGCGAGCACGGCCTGACCCTCTCGGGCGGCCAGCGCCAGCGCCTCGCGCTCGCCCGCGCCATCCTCACCGACCCCCGGCTGCTCGTCCTGGACGACGCCACCTCGGCGGTCGACGCGCGCGTGGAGCACGAGATCCACGAGGCGCTGCGCAGCGTGATGGCCGGCCGGACCACGCTGCTCATCGCGCACCGCCGCTCCACCCTGAACCTCGCCGACCGCATCGCCGTCCTCGACGGCGGCCGGCTCGCCGCGATCGGCACGCACGAGGAGCTGGAGGCCCAGTCCGCCCTCTACCGGCGCCTGCTCACCGACCCGGACGAGCTCGGCGGGGTCTCGCCCGGCCATGCCCTGCCGCTGGTCAAGGAGCCTGTGGAGGACCAGTCCGTCTGCGAAGCAATGTCGATAGACATACGTGCCGAGCTGGACGCCGAGTTCGACGCCGAGCGCGGCATCACGCCGACCCTGTGGGCGGGCGACCGCACCCCCAAGGACGCGGCCCTGTCCGGCACCCCGGCCACCCCCGAACTCCTCACCGCGGTCGAGGCCCTGCCCCCGGCCACCGACACCCCGGACATCGACGAGGCCCGCGCGGTCGCCGCCGAGGAGTCGTACGGCCTGCGCAGGCTGATCCGCGGCTTCGGCCGCCCGCTGCTCCTCACCCTGCTCCTGGTCGTCGTCGACGCGGGCATGGGCCTGCTCCTGCCCGTCATGATCCGGCACGGCATCGACGAGGGCGTCTCGCGGACCGCGCTCGGCGCGGTGTGGGTGGCGGCGGGGCTCGCCCTGGTCACCGTCGTGATCCAGTGGGCCGCGCAGACCACGGAGACCCGGCTGACGGGACGTACCGGCGAACGGATCCTCTACTCGCTGCGCATGAAGATCTTCGCGCAGCTGCAACGCCTCGGACTCGACTACTACGAGCGGGAGTTGACCGGGCGCATCATGACCCGGATGACGACCGACGTCGACGCCCTGTCCACCTTCCTGCAGACCGGGCTCGTCACCGCGTTCGTCTCGGTCGTCACCTTCTTCGGCATCATGGTCGCGCTCGTCGTGATCGACGTACAGCTGGCCCTGATCGTCTTCGCGACCCTGCCGATCCTGATCGTGGGCACGTACTTCTTCCGCAAGTCCAGCGTGAAGGCGTACGAGCTGGCGCGTGAGCGGGTGTCGGTCGTCAACGCCGACCTGCAGGAGTCCGTGTCCGGGCTGCGCATCGTGCAGGCCTTCAGGCGCGAGCGCTCGGGCAGCGAGCGGTTCACGGCGCGCAGCCACGAGTACCGGCAGGCGCGCGTCAAGGGCCAGTGGCTGATCTCCGTCTACTTCCCCTTCGTGCAGCTCCTGTCCTCCGTGGCCGTCGCGGCCGTGCTGATCGTGGGCGCGCACCGGGTCGACGCGGGCACCCTGACGACCGGTGCGCTGGTCGCGTACCTGCTCTACATCGACCTGTTCTTCGCCCCGGTGCAGCAGCTCTCGCAGGTCTTCGACGGCTATCAGCAGGCGACCGTCTCGCTCGGCCGCATCCAGGAACTGCTCCAGGAGCCGACCTCCACGAAGGCCGCCGGGGAACCCCTCGACGTGCTGTCGTTGCGGGGCGAGATCGCCTTCGAGGACGTGCGTTTCTCGTACGTCGACGAAGAGGCGGCCCTCAGTGACGTCTCGCTGCGGATTCCCGCCGGGCAGACCGTGGCCTTCGTCGGTGAGACCGGCGCCGGCAAGTCGACGCTGGTCAAGCTGGTCGCGCGGTTCTACGACCCGACCGAGGGCCGGGTCACCGTCGACGGCACCGATCTGCGCGCGCTCGACCTGACCTCGTACCGGCACCGGCTCGGCGTCGTGCCGCAGGAGGCGTACCTCTTCGAGGGCACGGTGCGGGACGCCATCGCGTACGGGCGGCCGGACGCGACCGACGCGCAGGTGGAGGCCGCCGCCCGCGCGGTCGGGGCGCACGACATGATCGCGACGCTGGACGGCGGCTATCTGCACGAGGTCAGCGAGCGCGGCCGCAATCTCTCGGCGGGGCAGCGGCAGTTGATCGCGCTGGCCCGGGCCGAGCTGGTCGACCCGGACGTGCTGCTGCTCGACGAGGCCACCGCCGCGCTCGACCTCGCCACCGAGGCGCAGGTCAACCAGGCCACCGACCGGCTCGCCGGACGCCGCACCACGCTGGTCGTCGCGCACCGGCTGACCACGGCGGCCCGGGCCGACCGGGTCGTGGTGATGGACCGCGGGCAGGTCGCGGAGGACGGCACGCACGAGGAACTGCTCGCGCTCGACGGGAAGTACGCGCGCCTGTGGCGGACCTTCGTCGGCGAGGAGGAGCCGGCCGCGGCGTGA
- a CDS encoding glycoside hydrolase family 3 protein, producing MGATPVQAAEDGRVNRDKLRELIGRMTLEEKVGQLFVMRVYGHSATAPDQVDIDHNLEEIGVRSAAELIAKYHVGGIIYFAWAHNTRDPHQIADLSNGIQKSGLQQTTPVPLLISTDQEHGIVCRVGKPATLMPGAMALGAGGSTSDARRAAKIAGAELAAVGIRQNYAPVADVNVNPANPVIGVRSFGADPQAVAELVAAQVKGYQSGGVAATSKHFPGHGDTATDSHTGIPYIHHTREQWQELDAPPFEAAIAAGIDSIMTAHIVVPALDAAEDPATLSPPILTGILREQLGYDGVVVTDSLGMQGVRTKYGDDRVPVLALKAGVDQLLNPPDLAVAWNAVLAAVRGGELTEARLDESILRILELKARRGLFKQPYVTHKGVDRVVGTRSHLASADRIAEATTTLLVNEGGALPLSRRRQPNLLVVGADPASPSGSTGPPTTVLAKALTELGFTATALSTGTAPTAAKIDEAVAAASGKDAVIVGTYNVAAGSAQSTLVSRLAATGVPVVTVAIRNPYDVAQLSGQKATLAAYSWTDVELRAAARVIAGKAEPEGRLPVPVQRADDPTRTLYPIGYGLSY from the coding sequence ATGGGAGCAACTCCGGTACAGGCGGCGGAAGATGGTCGTGTGAACCGCGACAAGCTCCGCGAGCTCATCGGCCGTATGACTCTTGAGGAGAAGGTCGGTCAGCTCTTCGTCATGCGCGTGTACGGCCATTCGGCCACGGCCCCCGACCAGGTGGACATCGATCACAACCTGGAAGAGATAGGGGTACGCAGCGCCGCCGAGCTCATAGCCAAGTACCACGTCGGCGGCATCATCTACTTCGCGTGGGCGCACAACACCCGCGACCCGCACCAGATAGCCGACCTGAGCAACGGGATACAGAAGTCGGGGCTCCAACAGACCACGCCCGTCCCGCTGTTGATATCCACCGACCAGGAGCACGGCATCGTCTGCCGCGTCGGCAAGCCCGCCACCCTGATGCCCGGCGCGATGGCCCTCGGCGCCGGCGGGTCCACGTCCGACGCCCGCCGGGCCGCGAAGATCGCGGGGGCCGAGCTGGCCGCGGTGGGCATCCGGCAGAACTACGCGCCGGTCGCCGACGTGAACGTCAACCCGGCCAACCCCGTCATCGGCGTACGCTCCTTCGGCGCCGACCCCCAAGCGGTCGCCGAGCTGGTCGCCGCGCAGGTCAAGGGCTATCAGAGCGGGGGCGTCGCGGCGACGAGCAAGCACTTCCCCGGGCACGGCGACACCGCGACCGACAGCCACACCGGGATTCCGTACATCCACCACACCCGCGAGCAGTGGCAGGAACTGGACGCCCCGCCGTTCGAGGCCGCGATAGCCGCCGGCATCGACTCAATCATGACCGCGCACATCGTGGTCCCGGCGCTCGACGCGGCCGAGGACCCGGCCACGCTCTCGCCGCCGATCCTGACCGGCATCCTGCGCGAACAGCTCGGCTACGACGGGGTCGTGGTCACCGACTCGCTCGGCATGCAGGGCGTACGCACCAAGTACGGCGACGACCGGGTGCCGGTGCTCGCCCTGAAGGCGGGCGTCGACCAGCTGCTCAACCCGCCCGACCTGGCCGTGGCGTGGAACGCGGTCCTCGCGGCCGTCCGCGGCGGCGAGCTGACCGAGGCCCGCCTTGACGAATCGATCCTGCGGATCCTTGAACTCAAGGCCAGGCGCGGTCTGTTCAAGCAGCCCTACGTCACCCACAAGGGCGTCGACCGCGTCGTCGGCACCCGCTCCCACCTGGCCTCCGCCGACCGCATCGCCGAAGCGACGACGACCCTGCTCGTCAACGAGGGCGGGGCCCTGCCCCTGTCGAGGCGGCGACAGCCCAACCTGCTCGTGGTGGGCGCCGACCCGGCCTCACCGTCCGGCTCGACCGGCCCGCCCACGACGGTCCTGGCCAAGGCGCTCACCGAACTCGGCTTCACCGCGACGGCGTTGTCGACCGGGACCGCGCCGACCGCCGCGAAGATCGACGAGGCGGTGGCGGCGGCGAGCGGCAAGGACGCCGTGATCGTGGGGACGTACAACGTGGCGGCGGGCAGCGCACAGTCCACCCTCGTCAGCAGGCTGGCCGCGACCGGGGTCCCGGTCGTCACGGTCGCCATCCGCAATCCCTACGACGTGGCGCAGTTGTCGGGGCAGAAGGCCACGCTGGCCGCGTACTCCTGGACGGATGTCGAACTCCGCGCCGCCGCAAGGGTGATCGCAGGCAAGGCCGAGCCCGAGGGGCGGCTGCCGGTGCCGGTGCAGCGGGCGGACGATCCGACCCGGACGCTGTATCCGATCGGCTACGGACTGTCGTACTAG
- a CDS encoding endonuclease I family protein has product MPVPAVPRTPHIRRLKSLALAAAAVLVGVTLPAAASSPAAAADDTYYQDAIGKTGPALKGALHTIISDQTKISYDAVWNALKVTDQDPANSNNVILLYGGTSRAKSLNGGNSGNWNREHVWAKSHGDFGTSTGPGTDLHHLRPEDVTVNSIRGNKDFDNGGSAVSGAPGSYTDSDSFEPRDAVKGDVARMILYMSVRYEGDDAFADLEPNDSVGNDSDPYMGRLSVLKAWSAEDPPDAFEKNRNDVIYSSYQHNRNPFIDHPEWVEAIW; this is encoded by the coding sequence GTGCCCGTGCCCGCTGTCCCGCGCACGCCCCACATACGCCGCCTCAAGAGCCTCGCGCTCGCCGCCGCCGCCGTCCTCGTCGGCGTCACCCTGCCCGCCGCCGCCTCGTCCCCCGCCGCGGCCGCCGACGACACGTACTACCAGGACGCGATCGGCAAGACCGGCCCCGCCCTGAAGGGCGCGCTGCACACGATCATCAGCGACCAGACGAAGATCTCGTACGACGCCGTCTGGAACGCCCTCAAGGTCACCGACCAGGACCCGGCCAACAGCAACAACGTGATCCTGCTGTACGGCGGCACCTCCCGGGCCAAGTCCCTCAACGGCGGCAACTCCGGCAACTGGAACCGCGAGCACGTCTGGGCCAAGTCCCACGGCGACTTCGGCACCTCGACCGGCCCCGGCACGGACCTGCACCACCTGCGCCCCGAGGACGTGACGGTCAACAGCATCCGCGGCAACAAGGACTTCGACAACGGCGGCAGCGCGGTGAGCGGGGCCCCCGGCAGCTACACGGACTCGGACTCCTTCGAGCCGCGCGACGCGGTGAAGGGTGACGTCGCCCGCATGATCCTCTACATGTCGGTCCGCTACGAGGGCGACGACGCCTTCGCCGACCTGGAGCCCAACGACTCCGTCGGCAACGACAGCGACCCGTACATGGGCCGCCTCTCCGTCCTGAAGGCGTGGAGCGCGGAGGACCCGCCGGACGCGTTCGAGAAGAACCGGAACGACGTCATCTACTCCTCGTACCAGCACAACCGGAACCCGTTCATCGACCACCCGGAGTGGGTCGAGGCGATCTGGTAG